A genomic segment from Variovorax paradoxus B4 encodes:
- a CDS encoding aminotransferase class V-fold PLP-dependent enzyme — translation MSANTQRANGLAFPDALMREVKQRFLHVDHDHHGRERLYFDNAGGSFRLKAAAERFAQVDAVPDNAERIHATAVELQQIQARATADVRTILNARGGSVYASLTASGAMFDMVRAVAENVPGTNMVTTVLEHPSSFDAMSLYAGKSGCELRVAKSNPETGGVDADEIVRLVDKDTCLLNVIYASNISGAKLDMEQIVRRAREIKPDLYIVVDAVQHAPHGLIDLQKTPVDGINMAPYKFFGCRGSGLSWVSDRAALLPHHKLAGKKPDFWDLGSSAPWQFAVVTEIVDYVCWLGGHFCDATGRRALFEAGIAHIELHERALLSALLDGSGGATGLRGIEGVKVFLDHPDLTKRDLIIGIGFEHIDCTQAVVEYGLRGVTVYERVASSIYSKRMLDSFGLEGTVRVSPLHCHSVADMEKFLQVTREIAVGAGSAR, via the coding sequence ATGTCGGCAAACACACAACGTGCCAACGGGCTGGCGTTTCCCGACGCGCTGATGCGCGAGGTGAAGCAGCGCTTTCTCCACGTCGACCACGACCACCACGGGCGCGAGCGCCTCTACTTCGACAATGCCGGCGGCTCGTTCCGGCTGAAGGCGGCGGCCGAGCGCTTCGCGCAGGTCGACGCCGTCCCCGACAACGCGGAGCGCATCCACGCAACCGCCGTCGAGCTGCAGCAGATCCAGGCCAGGGCCACGGCCGACGTGCGCACCATCCTCAACGCGCGGGGCGGCAGCGTCTATGCGTCGCTGACGGCATCGGGCGCGATGTTCGACATGGTGCGCGCGGTGGCCGAGAACGTGCCGGGCACGAACATGGTCACCACCGTGCTGGAGCATCCTTCGTCGTTCGACGCGATGAGCCTCTATGCCGGCAAGTCCGGCTGCGAGCTGCGGGTGGCGAAGAGCAACCCTGAGACCGGCGGCGTCGATGCCGACGAGATCGTGCGGCTGGTGGACAAGGACACCTGCCTGCTCAACGTGATCTATGCATCGAACATCTCGGGCGCCAAGCTAGACATGGAACAGATCGTCCGGCGCGCGCGAGAGATCAAGCCCGATCTCTACATCGTGGTGGACGCCGTGCAGCACGCGCCGCATGGCCTGATCGACCTGCAGAAGACGCCGGTGGACGGCATCAACATGGCGCCCTACAAGTTCTTCGGCTGCCGCGGCTCGGGCCTGTCGTGGGTGTCGGACCGCGCGGCGCTGCTGCCACACCACAAGCTCGCGGGCAAGAAGCCCGACTTCTGGGACCTGGGCAGCTCCGCGCCCTGGCAGTTTGCCGTGGTCACCGAGATCGTGGACTACGTGTGCTGGCTCGGCGGTCATTTCTGTGACGCCACCGGGCGCCGCGCGCTGTTCGAGGCGGGCATCGCGCACATCGAGCTGCACGAGCGGGCCTTGCTGTCGGCTCTGCTGGACGGAAGCGGCGGTGCCACCGGCCTGCGCGGGATCGAAGGCGTGAAGGTCTTCCTCGACCATCCGGACCTGACGAAGCGCGACCTGATCATCGGCATCGGCTTCGAGCACATCGACTGCACGCAGGCCGTGGTCGAGTACGGCTTGCGCGGCGTGACGGTCTACGAGCGCGTGGCGAGCAGCATCTATTCGAAGCGCATGCTCGATTCCTTCGGCCTCGAAGGCACCGTGCGGGTTTCGCCGCTGCACTGCCACTCGGTCGCGGACATGGAGAAGTTTCTCCAGGTGACGCGGGAGATTGCCGTCGGCGCCGGTTCGGCCCGCTGA
- a CDS encoding amino acid ABC transporter substrate-binding protein, whose translation MNFKLSLALGASVALICGAAAAQESPTLRKIKESGTVQIGSRDTQIPFSYKTGAESAPIGFTNEICLKVVDAIKAKLGLSKIEVRYTLLNSTNRIPLVQNGTVDLDCATTTNTVQRQQQVDFAPSHFVTNITAAVKKNSGINSIADLQGKTVATVAGSTSMQLLRGFRKTENIEVQEIAGKDTADAFLLLASDRAVAYVLDDVQLAGLIANQPNASDYKLLKDVLRQEPYGIMMRKDDPEFKAVVDQAVTEMMKSGAIDKLYAKWFMAPIPPRNVNLNFPMSDAVREAYKNPNNKGV comes from the coding sequence ATGAACTTCAAACTGTCCCTCGCGCTGGGTGCCAGCGTTGCGTTGATCTGCGGCGCCGCGGCCGCGCAGGAGAGCCCCACGCTGCGCAAGATCAAGGAAAGCGGCACCGTGCAGATCGGCAGCCGCGACACGCAGATTCCGTTCTCCTACAAGACCGGCGCCGAGAGCGCACCCATCGGCTTCACCAACGAAATCTGCCTGAAGGTGGTGGACGCCATCAAGGCCAAGCTCGGCCTTTCGAAGATCGAGGTGCGCTACACGCTGCTCAACTCGACCAACCGCATTCCGCTGGTGCAGAACGGCACGGTCGACCTCGACTGCGCGACCACCACCAACACCGTGCAGCGCCAGCAGCAGGTCGACTTCGCGCCGAGCCATTTCGTCACCAACATCACCGCTGCGGTGAAGAAGAACTCGGGCATCAACTCGATCGCCGACCTGCAGGGCAAGACCGTGGCCACGGTGGCCGGCAGCACGTCGATGCAGCTGCTGCGCGGCTTCCGAAAGACCGAGAACATCGAGGTGCAGGAGATCGCGGGCAAGGACACGGCCGATGCCTTCCTGCTGCTCGCAAGCGACCGTGCCGTGGCCTACGTGCTGGACGACGTGCAGCTGGCCGGCCTCATCGCCAACCAGCCCAACGCCTCCGACTACAAGCTGCTGAAGGACGTGCTGCGCCAGGAGCCCTACGGCATCATGATGCGCAAGGACGACCCCGAGTTCAAGGCCGTCGTCGACCAGGCCGTGACCGAGATGATGAAGTCGGGCGCCATCGACAAGCTCTATGCGAAGTGGTTCATGGCGCCCATTCCGCCGCGCAACGTGAACCTCAACTTCCCGATGTCCGACGCCGTGCGCGAGGCCTACAAGAACCCGAACAACAAGGGCGTTTGA
- a CDS encoding LysR family transcriptional regulator — MTFKQLEALYWIAKLGGFAQAANQLHTSQSAVSKRVHELELLFETELFDRSQRTARLTEKGEEMFVLASRLLEQRDAAVEQFSKPGVVERRLRIGVTELTAMTWLPRLVGVIQRHYPKVILEPDVDDSLQLRDKLLADELDLVIVPDTFADSRMQSKAIGEVKSAWMCKPGVVRATGAMRLHELARHRMLVQGKNSGTGRAYDAWMKDQGVQPADTIVVSNLVALTGLTVSGLGVSYLPRQCLDPLVSAGMLAVIDVVPALPVVRYVAMHKGEHRSALTSSIVMLAQECCDFTRMFQAQADEEPAK; from the coding sequence ATGACCTTCAAGCAGCTCGAGGCCCTGTACTGGATCGCCAAGCTGGGCGGCTTCGCACAGGCGGCCAACCAGCTTCATACCTCGCAGTCGGCCGTGTCCAAGCGGGTGCATGAACTCGAGCTGCTGTTCGAGACCGAGCTGTTCGACCGCAGCCAGCGCACCGCGCGGCTCACCGAGAAGGGCGAGGAGATGTTCGTGCTCGCGTCCCGGCTGCTCGAGCAGCGCGATGCCGCGGTCGAGCAGTTCAGCAAGCCGGGCGTGGTGGAGCGGCGGCTGCGCATCGGCGTCACCGAGCTCACTGCGATGACATGGCTGCCGCGGCTGGTGGGCGTGATCCAGCGGCACTATCCCAAGGTCATCCTCGAGCCCGACGTGGACGACAGCCTGCAGCTGCGCGACAAGCTGCTGGCCGACGAGCTCGACCTGGTGATCGTGCCCGACACCTTTGCCGATTCGCGCATGCAGAGCAAGGCCATCGGCGAAGTGAAGAGCGCCTGGATGTGCAAGCCCGGCGTGGTGCGGGCCACGGGCGCCATGCGGCTGCACGAGCTCGCGCGCCACCGCATGCTGGTGCAAGGCAAGAACTCGGGCACCGGCCGCGCCTACGACGCCTGGATGAAGGACCAGGGCGTGCAGCCCGCCGACACCATCGTGGTGAGCAACCTCGTGGCGTTGACCGGGCTCACGGTGTCGGGCCTGGGCGTGAGCTACCTTCCGCGCCAGTGCCTGGACCCGCTGGTTTCGGCCGGCATGCTCGCGGTGATCGACGTGGTGCCCGCGCTGCCGGTGGTGCGCTACGTGGCCATGCACAAGGGCGAGCACCGCAGCGCGCTGACCTCCTCCATCGTGATGCT